The nucleotide sequence AAGAAATTTTTGCCGCCGCTCAAAAATTGATGCCTGGAGGGGTGAGTTCTCCGGTTCGCGCCTTCAAGTCAGTTGGGGGACAGCCCATTGTGTTTGATCGGGTTAAGGGTGCCTATGTCTGGGATGTGGATGGCAACCAGTACATTGACTACGTTGGTACCTGGGGACCCGCTATTTGTGGCCATGCGCACCCGGATGTACTGAAAGCCCTGCATGAAGCACTGGAAAAAGGCACCAGTTTTGGTGCCCCCTGCGTTCTGGAGAACACCCTGGCAGAAATGGTCATTGATGCTGTCCCCAGTATTGAGATGGTACGGTTTGTGAATTCTGGGACAGAAGCCTGTATGTCTGTACTGCGGCTGATGCGGGCATTTACCGGGCGAGAAAAAATTATCAAGTTTGAAGGCTGCTATCACGGTCACGCCGATATGTTTCTGGTGAAGGCCGGTTCAGGGGTTGCCACGCTGGGACTGCCCGACTCTCCGGGAGTGCCTAAGTCCACCACAGGCAATACGCTGACTGCCCCCTTTAACAACCTGGAAGCCGTAAAAAACCTGTTTGAGGAAAATCCAGGCGAAATTGCGGGGGTGATTTTGGAGCCAGTGGTGGGTAACGCCGGGTTTATTCCGCCAGATGGGGGGTTCCTGGCGGGACTGCGGGAACTCACACGTGAGCACGAGGCACTGTTGATGTTTGACGAGGTCATGACGGGTTTCCGAATTGCTTACGGGGGTGCCCAGGAGAAGTTTGGGATTACCCCGGATTTGACGACGCTGGGCAAAGTCATCGGTGGGGGGTTGCCGGTGGGTGCCTACGGTGGACGCAAAGACATTATGCAGATGGTGGCTCCTGCCGGACCGATGTATCAGGCCGGTACCCTGTCGGGAAATCCGCTGGCAATGACCGCCGGGATCAAAACCCTGGAAATTTTGCGGCAACCGGGTTCCTATGAGTATCTGGAGAACGTAACCAAACGGTTAGCCGACGGATTGCTCCAGATTGCAAAGGAAACGGGCCATGCTGCCTGTGGTGGCAATATCAGTGGCATGTTTGGTTTATTCTTTACCGAAGGTCCAGTCCATAATTACGAGGACGCGAAAAAGTCTGACCTGCAAAAATTCAGTCGCTTTCACCGGGGAATGCTGGAGCGGGGAGTCTACCTGGCTCCCTCCCAGTTCGAGGCAGGATTCACTTCACTTGCCCATACGGATGAGGATATCGATCGCACACTCCAGGCGGCGCGTGAAGTCATGGCAGCGCTATAGGGCCACAAAGGCACAGAGGGGGCCACAGAGCCATTCCTCTGTGCTCTCTGTGGTGAAGTTTCAGGGGATAAAATCCTCCTCCCTTAGTAACCCATCAGTCCCCTGAAGCAGTTCTCTATCTGATTGAAGACGATAGGATGGTAACCGTCAGGTATTGCTGAAACGTCAGCCGTTTTTGATGATGATTCCTTTCCATCTATCAGCGACGAAATGGGGCGCGATCGCATCCCTGCTTCTGCTGGGTGCCTGTAGCAGTCAGACCAGTCGTTCCCCCTACCCGACCCCACCCCCACCGTTGCCGGTTGAGACAGCCAGGCCATCTCCCAGACCAGTTGCTCCTGCCCGTTCCCCGGAATCAACGGTGCCAGCAACCGGTAACTCAACGAAGGCAGGAGAAGCACAACCCTCCAGTCCAGTTGACACCCTGCCCAGAGGCATCGATATTGCAACCAGTGCGGCATCGCTGGCTCGCGATGCCCAAACCCCGGAAGACTGGAAGCTGGTTATCACCCAATGGCAACGGGCGATCGCTGCGCTCAAAGCGGTTCCCAAAACCAGTTCTGATTACACCACAGCCCAAAAACTGCTACCGACCTATCAGCAACAACTGGCTAGGGCTCAACAGCGGGCAAAAAATAGCCCTCATCTCTCCCCCACGGTTGCTAAAGGACAGCCCCAGGAAGGTGGCATTCCCCTGTTCGCCTCTGGGAATGGTGCCGCTGCCGTGGAGAGTGCCATGGCTGCCCTCAACCAGCAGCAAATTGACTTTTTTAATCAGCAGAAGCGGTTTGCTGCCAGTTTGGCGGAACTGGGAAAGGTGACAACCGCCACTCCAGGTTATACCCTCTCTACCAATGGGAATGAAAATCGAGCTGTATCAACCGCGATCGCCCAACGAGAGGGACTACCCAGCTACACTGGAGCCGTCTACATGGTCAAACAGGGTGACCAGAACCTGCCTGTATCGATCATTTGTGTCAGCCAGCAAAACTCAAAGACTGCACCTGAAATCCCAAGCCTGAATGGTCAGGAACTGACCTGTCCTGGCGGCTCTAGGTCTTTATAATTCCGGGTTAAGGGGTGGGATTGTATAATCTGAGAATTCACCACAGAGACACAGAGGGCACAGAGGAATGGCGCTGTATTCTCTGTAGTAAACATTAAAACTTTCGCCTTCTGCCTTTTCTCGATTTGCGGTTTTGGCTTCTGGCTTCTGCTTCCTGCCTTCTTGCCCTAGTGGTCTGTCAATTATTAATTGACGGGTAACTGAATGCTGAAAGGCTGATTGAAGTTAAATTTTGAGGGTCTGCGACCCGTCAAAATTTTCCTGACGGAACACTAGCTCACTACTACACGGACAGGTAATTCAACCGTAAAGCAGGTCTGGTTGGCACTACTTTCTACATAAATTTTGCCGCCCAGATGTTCGGTCATTTTCTGCACAAGTGTCAACCCCAGCCCGGTGCCACCCTGTTTCCAGCGATCGATACCTGGAACCCGGTAGAACTTTTCAAAAATATGAGCCAGTTCACTGGCTGGAATTTCGACCCCCGAATTACAGACATCCAGAATAATAAAGGATGAGGGATAGGGAATGAAGGATAAATCAGGGGCTTCTGTGAGAGGGGACATACTGTTTACCGTTCTGGCAGATACCTTGATGCGTTCACCAGGGGGGGTGTACTTGCAGGCATTGTTCAATAACTCATTCAGAATCCGATCCAGGCAAGCCGGGTCAGACATGATTACTGGAACTTCGGGCGCAACTTCGATCTGCAAAACCTGCTGACGGCTGCGGGTACGTTCTTGAAAAGATTCTGTGATTTGGGCAACCCATTCTTGCAGATGAATTGGTTCCAGATTTAATGCCTGAGTGCCTGCGGTCAGCCGTTGCAAATCTAGCAGGTCATTGATTAAATCAGCTTCTCGATCGCACTCTGTCTGTAGAATCTTGAGATAGCGATCGCGGCGTTCCTCACCCGCCGTTAATTTCAACATTTCAATCGCCATTTTCATATTGGAGATTGGCGTCCGTAGCTCATGGGAAACCGTACTCAAAAAGTCATCTTTGAGGTTATTGAGTTCTTCCAGAGCTTTTAATTGAATTTGAGCGGTCTGATAAAGTCGCGCCTGACGAATGGCGATCGCGCATTGGTTTGCCACCTGTTGTACCAGACGAATTTCCTGATCGTAAAACACCTCCTCCCGATTCTTAAACACCCACAGATCGCCCAATGCTCCCTGATCATCAAGAATGGGACAGGCTAGAATTGCCGTCGGCTTACAGTGGGGTCGGGCCGGGTTGGGAATTGTCATACAAAACTGAAAGCTCAGCCCCTGAATCAGTTGATGATAGACCTCTGGCAGGCTGGAGATGGGAATCACCAGTCCCTGAATGGGGGGCAGGGTGTTGGTATGCTCACAGCGAATCAGACAGGTTTGCTGCTCCAGGTTATACACATCGGTATTGCAACACTCTACATCCAGCACCGTTGCCAGTTCCTGCACAGCCGTCTGCAAGATTTGCCCCTCATCCAGGCTATCGCGCACTTTCTCAGTAATTCGCTTGAGTAAAGCGTTATAGTCTAAAGCCTGTTGAACTTCTGTAAATTTCTGGGATAGCGTTGCTGTCATCATTTTGAAGTTACGGACCAGGAATGCCACCTCAGTCACCAGGCTCTCTGGCCAGTCAATGGGTTCCCCCGATAGCAGCTTATTGGGGACATTCGTTGTTGCCAGTGCCAGTTGGGATAAAGGACGTACAAGCTGACGGCTGAGCAGGACAGAAAAAATGAGCGCCAGCCCTGCGATCGCCAGCACAATTGCCAGATTGCGCATAAAGATGCTTTGAATGTGGCGCACGCTCGGTGCGGCAGAGTCCTCCACAATTAAGGTCCAGGGCAGGCCCGGTACAACAGGCGTCTCCTGCACAAAGAAAGAATTCATCCATCGCACCATCATCAGGCGACTGCCCTTCGTTGGAAACCACTGGTAAGCCTGGCGGGACAGGGGATAGAGTTCTCCTTCCTGCGGAAGATTAAGCGATTGACCGGGCGTGCGATCGGCTTGAGTGCTGAAAATGACCGAATGATCGCGACCCACCAGAGTCATCACTACATTCTGGTCTTCGGCATTGGTAGTGAGCAAACCGTGGATAAGATCTAATTCCAGCTCACAGACAACAAAGCCCAGAAAGTTTTCATTCTGGGCAATGGGCACATTCAAGAAGATGCTCGGAGATTTCTTCCCGTCCCGGTTAATCAGATTGGATACCGTCGGGTTCAGAGTATGTCTGGCAGTTTCCAGATAGGGTTGATTGGCAGGATGGGCGATCGCTCCCTTCCCTCCCCCTGGGCTACTGACTATTGATCTACCATTAGCATTGAGGATGGCCAGACCAACCACATCTGGCAGCATTTCCTGCGCCAGGGTTATGTGTTGTTGCCAGTGATCAATTTGCTCTAAACTCCCATTCGCCACCAGATGAGCCATTTCATTAGCCACATGAAATCGCTGCTGATACCAGGAACGGACTTCCACCAGGACATAGGCAGTTGATCGACTGAGTTCTATCTGGGCGGTCGTTCTGATACCCTCCACAACCCCTCGACTTGCCAGGATAATCAATAGAAGGGAAGGTAAAAAAACAAAGGCAACCAGTAAGTTGAATAACGTTTGTTGAAAAGACAGGGTGGTAATTGCCCTGGGACGATCCAGCCAGCGGTGAACTGGCAAGTAAGTAATTAACAGAATGGCGATCAGGGCATTAAAAATTCCATTCACCGGCTGCTTCAGCAGAATAATTTGCGCCTGTACCGGATCTATCTTCAAAATCTGGGCATAAAACAGCCAGATCAACGGCATCCCAATCAATAGCCAGAAGATCCCATTCAACAGGACGAGGTTCTGACGATAACGGTGAAAACACCATCCCACAAATAATGTTTCACAGGTAAATGTAATGATTGTGTAAGGATGCTTCCAGAGGAAATAGGTGCAACTTGCTGCAATGAACCCGGCTAAAGTCCCCCACCGGACCCCATACAGACACACCACAATCCATACCGCGATCGAGCCAAAAATAAAATCAATATCAAAAAACAAGGTCCAGCGAGTCAGGTTACCCACATAACCAGCAACCAGCAGCAACAGTAACCCCACGGCAGATCGGTGCTGAAGGAACAATCTCCGTAATTTTATCCACTGCTGCTTCAGTGCCATAGCCATGATTTGTGGTGCTTGAACTCACTCACAGCCAGTTCTAATTAACCAATCTGATTAAAATAAACCATGCCTGAATGAACCATGCCTGAATCCCCCATTGTTGCGCCCAAACCTCATGGTTGATTGATTTTTTGCCCATCCTACCTGGGAATCTTGTTTTCGAGAAATCACCTGACCGTAGGAAGTGAATTGCAAAACCTGCCCTCACATTCATTCTGACAGGTATTTTGTTTGATAGAAATCTCCTGAGTTTTTAAGGATAGGCTTTCATCGATAATCATGAGTATGCCCAATTAACAACTTGCTCCTATCGACGCGGTGAGCATTGCTCACAAATCTATAAATTGTGATTGACTCACTATCCCAACACAAAGCAAGTTTTGGGTATCCCTGGTGTCTTTAAGGATCGAGGATTTAATCACCTGTAGAAGTAACCACGAAGGCACAAAGAACACAAAGCAAGTTCCTGGTGCTCTTTGTGTCTTTGTGGTTCTGTTCGGTACGGTACCTCAATTAATCCACATTGCTTAGGAGTTCCATTTCAATGCTTAGGAGTTCCATTTCAATACGATGTCCTGTACTCAAATCTTTACAGTTCAGTAACCTCCCTATCAGGGTTAGACAAAATTAAGATTAATGCCTGCTCTGGAGACTCTCAGTGTCGATAAAATCGTATTACAAACTACAGAATTAAAAAATATTTTATGTATATCACCAATCAAAAACCGAACATTGGACAGCAACATGGGATTATTGGCGTTTTCCCGTGCCTGGAGACGGCAGGGCAGGCCCTTGACCAATTAGTTTTTTCAGGATTTCCTTTAGCTCAACTCTTTCTGATCGGAAATCGCCATCTGCCCGTCGATCAATTCCCTGGAATGCCACAGGTTAGAGACGTGTTACACCAGGTTCCCCTGTGTGACCTGATTAAGCACAGAGGGCGCTTTGGTCAATTAGTGAAAGGGTGGATTGCTGGCAGCATAGCAGGGGGCTTATTGAGCTTGGGGTTAGCGCTACTCCCTGGGGTGGGAGTCGCTGTTTTAGGCGCGGAGCTTGCCAGTTTCTTATTGAGTGGAGTGGTCTTTGCGGCGGCTGGTGGGTTGCTGGGTTCATTCGTCAGCCTGGGTATTACTGAAAACCAGGCAAAGCAGTATACCGCTCAAATTGCCAGGGGAAACTATCTGCTAATTGTGGTTGGCACCCGAACAGATATTTTTCGGGCGCAACACATCCTCCATGCAAGGGGGATTCATCAGCAGAGCCACTAACACGATGGGCTGGAAGTGGTTTCACACCAGATAAGTATGCAGAGGATAGGAAATAAGAATATCTCGTCTCTACGGCTCTGCCTGGAAATGACCAACGGGAAGTGCAACCTCTTTTAACTCAATCAGGAACAGGATTTTTGCCTGGATTTCTTAAAAAATAAGCCCCCAGGAGGTCATTGGGGGCTTTGCTTTCGCTTAAGGAGTGATGAAGCGGATAGTATTAATGTACTATCATGACGAATTGCTGTCAATCTCCCCTTCAAATTTTTAGGGTCAAGTCAAAATTCTTCATAAATAGAGTAAAGTTTTTTTGCTACGCCTACCAGGTTCGTTAACCTGCTACACAGGCATGGTATAAGGGTAGGGAATTTTTGTGTATCCTTCGATACAGAAGTGTATTCGCCAGAATTGATGGAATCTTTAGATACTCACTCTCTGTATTCTCCCTGGTGCCTGAGGTTTAAATTTGCTGAGGTTGATTGAGTCCACGTTTTCTCAGTCGTTCTCAGAGCCTGAATTCCCAGGGCTGGCTTGAGTACTTTGTTGGGTTCACGTTCTGCTCGTTGATCGTGGAATGCCCCCATCGCCAATTGAAACATTCGTTCACTGAGGAATGTCCGGAATGATGTCTAAACTGATGCTTAAGAAGGCGTCAAAACGCAGGAAGCGGAAATCTTCTTTGCGGCTAGACGGCTTAAACCTGAAGCTTGATGGCTTGAAGTGGAATAGCCAATGGCTCAACCCCGATTGGTATGCCAAAAAACTCTCTCCCACCTGGCAAGCCTGTATCCCTCTGGCTTTCTTAATTGCTTTGGGGTGGGGGTTTGCAGCAACCGCTCAAAGTCCGCCAACTCTTGAAAGCCTTGCGGCTGAATCTCAAACCCTACGGGTCGGTCTCGACACCATGTGGGTTCTGGTGGCTGGCATGTTGGTTTTCTTCATGAATGCTGGTTTCGGCATGTTGGAAACTGGCTTTTGCCGTCAGAAGAACGCGGTTAACGTTCTCTCCAAGAACCTGATTGTATTTGCGCTCTCTACGATCGCCTTTTGGTCAATCGGGTTTGGGCTGATGTTCAGTGACGGTAATGCTTTTGTGGGCACCGGTGGTTTCTTCCTAGCAGGTCCAGACAATAGCCCTGCAACAGGAACTGCCTACCAGGGAGTTTTTAGTTCCCTTGACTGGACAGGGGTGCCGTTACTGGCCAAGTTCTTCTTCCAACTGGTGTTTGCCGGAACGGCGGCAACCATTGTATCCGGAGCTGTCGCTGAACGGGTCAAGTTCATTGACTTCCTGATTTTCAGCTTGCTGCTGGTCGGCATCTCTTACCCCATTACAGGTCACTGGGTCTGGGGCGGCGGCTGGCTGTCTGACTTTGGCTTTTGGGATTTTGCCGGCTCCACGGTAGTTCACTCGGTTGGCGGGTGGGCAGCCTTGATGGGGGCGGCTTTCCTGGGTCCCCGGCTTGGCAAATATAATGTGGATGGTTCTCCCAATGCCCTGCCCGCTCACAACATGAGTATTGCGACGCTGGGCTGTCTGATCCTGTGGTTAGGCTGGTTTGGGTTCAACCCTGGCTCTACAATGGGTGTGGGTGATGGTTCGTTGATTGCCCACACTGCCATTACAACCAATATTGCCGCTGCTTTTGGTGGAGTTGCTGCTACGATTACTGCCTGGTTGGTACTGGGTAAACCAGACCTGTCTATGATTATTAACGGGGTTCTGGCAGGTTTAGTGGCAATCACAGCACCGACTGCCTTTGTCACGGTTGGGGCATCTGCCATCATCGGGATTGTGGCGGGTGTTTTGATTGTCTTCTCCGTAGGGTTCTTCGACCGGATCAAAATTGATGACCCCGTTGGGGCCACTTCTGTCCACCTGGTTTGTGGAATTTGGGGAACTCTGGCAGTGGGTCTATTTGCGGTTGGTGGTAGTGACGCTCCTGGTGCTCTCTATGCCCCCGATGCTGGTCCGACTGCTGGCCTGTTCATGGGTGGCGGCTTCAACCAGCTTTGGATTCAGTTTGTCGGTGTGATGGCAGTGGGCGGTATGACTGTGCTGCTGTCCAGCATCTTCTGGCTGGCACTGAAGGCGATTCTGGGTATTCGGGTTTCTGAAGAAGAGGAAATCCTGGGTCTGGATATTGGCGAACATGGCATGGAGGCCTATGCCGGGTTTGTCAAGGAAGCGACGGGTCTACCTGCCGGGACCACGAGCATTGAAAGCTCTAGCGGAATAGCCGGTAGCCATTACTAGTGGTTCAGGCATTGCTGGAAAGCGGGATAACCTGAGCCAGAATCTCAAGTATTCAGCTTTCTGATGATCAGCAGCATGGGAATGGGCGTTTCCGTTCTCATGCTGTTTTTTTATCCCTGTCCCCGATCCCCCAATCCCTGTCCCCTGCTATAAAATCTGCTCCATCGCTTCCAGAAAGCCTACAGTCTAATGACACGGATATAAGGGGTGAGAGATCTCCAATTTCTTCGAGAAGTTGGAGATCTGAGCGATCGTAATTTGGCTCAATTCAGTACCATTCCGCTATAGTCTCCTTAGGAGGGAGGATTTTATAGCCTGAAACTTTACCACAGAGGCACAGAGAACACAGAGCAACTCCTCTGGTATCTCTGTAGTAAAACTCTAAGTTTTTCGGTTGATTTAATCCATGATCCTTAAAATTGGGCATTTTCACTCAGGAGAAGCCAATAGTGATTGATGTGTTCCGTTTTGGGGTAGGTATCAGTACCGGCTTCCCTGCCAGATGCTGGCTGGTTTTAACAGAGTTACTGCTGGCGATGGTTGTGGGGCTGGGGCTGACGACCGCAGGCATGGGGGGGGCAGCCTGGATATTAGGGGGCATTGTAGCGGGAGCACTGGTGTTTTCTGTTTGTTATTGGGTGTATGACACACCAATGCAACCCAACCGGAGCGCAAGAAAAATTGGGCAAACAATTATTGGCTTGACCATTGGTCTGGCATTACAGCAGGGCAATCTGGACATCTTTTCCTCTACCTGGATGTTCTTTTTAGGGCTACCGCTGTTCTTGTTAATTTGTGGTGCTTTGATTGGTCTGATTTACGCCCGGATTGAGCAGACGGATTTGCTGACAGCGATGCTGGCAACGACTCCTGGCAATATTGGTGTGATGGCAAGTATGGCAGCCGACTACAGCAAAAACACGCCGCTGGTGTCTCTGATTCAACTCATGCGGTTCACATCTGTGATTTTTGTGGTGCCAATGATTGCCAATACGACGATCGCCCCTGCCACCCATTCGTCGGTTTCAGAGTTGATCAGCCATTTTTTGACGATTCAGGTAGA is from Leptothermofonsia sichuanensis E412 and encodes:
- the hemL gene encoding glutamate-1-semialdehyde 2,1-aminomutase; the encoded protein is MITGSLKTTKSEEIFAAAQKLMPGGVSSPVRAFKSVGGQPIVFDRVKGAYVWDVDGNQYIDYVGTWGPAICGHAHPDVLKALHEALEKGTSFGAPCVLENTLAEMVIDAVPSIEMVRFVNSGTEACMSVLRLMRAFTGREKIIKFEGCYHGHADMFLVKAGSGVATLGLPDSPGVPKSTTGNTLTAPFNNLEAVKNLFEENPGEIAGVILEPVVGNAGFIPPDGGFLAGLRELTREHEALLMFDEVMTGFRIAYGGAQEKFGITPDLTTLGKVIGGGLPVGAYGGRKDIMQMVAPAGPMYQAGTLSGNPLAMTAGIKTLEILRQPGSYEYLENVTKRLADGLLQIAKETGHAACGGNISGMFGLFFTEGPVHNYEDAKKSDLQKFSRFHRGMLERGVYLAPSQFEAGFTSLAHTDEDIDRTLQAAREVMAAL
- a CDS encoding type IV pilin-like G/H family protein, producing MLKRQPFLMMIPFHLSATKWGAIASLLLLGACSSQTSRSPYPTPPPPLPVETARPSPRPVAPARSPESTVPATGNSTKAGEAQPSSPVDTLPRGIDIATSAASLARDAQTPEDWKLVITQWQRAIAALKAVPKTSSDYTTAQKLLPTYQQQLARAQQRAKNSPHLSPTVAKGQPQEGGIPLFASGNGAAAVESAMAALNQQQIDFFNQQKRFAASLAELGKVTTATPGYTLSTNGNENRAVSTAIAQREGLPSYTGAVYMVKQGDQNLPVSIICVSQQNSKTAPEIPSLNGQELTCPGGSRSL
- a CDS encoding ATP-binding protein yields the protein MGLLLLLVAGYVGNLTRWTLFFDIDFIFGSIAVWIVVCLYGVRWGTLAGFIAASCTYFLWKHPYTIITFTCETLFVGWCFHRYRQNLVLLNGIFWLLIGMPLIWLFYAQILKIDPVQAQIILLKQPVNGIFNALIAILLITYLPVHRWLDRPRAITTLSFQQTLFNLLVAFVFLPSLLLIILASRGVVEGIRTTAQIELSRSTAYVLVEVRSWYQQRFHVANEMAHLVANGSLEQIDHWQQHITLAQEMLPDVVGLAILNANGRSIVSSPGGGKGAIAHPANQPYLETARHTLNPTVSNLINRDGKKSPSIFLNVPIAQNENFLGFVVCELELDLIHGLLTTNAEDQNVVMTLVGRDHSVIFSTQADRTPGQSLNLPQEGELYPLSRQAYQWFPTKGSRLMMVRWMNSFFVQETPVVPGLPWTLIVEDSAAPSVRHIQSIFMRNLAIVLAIAGLALIFSVLLSRQLVRPLSQLALATTNVPNKLLSGEPIDWPESLVTEVAFLVRNFKMMTATLSQKFTEVQQALDYNALLKRITEKVRDSLDEGQILQTAVQELATVLDVECCNTDVYNLEQQTCLIRCEHTNTLPPIQGLVIPISSLPEVYHQLIQGLSFQFCMTIPNPARPHCKPTAILACPILDDQGALGDLWVFKNREEVFYDQEIRLVQQVANQCAIAIRQARLYQTAQIQLKALEELNNLKDDFLSTVSHELRTPISNMKMAIEMLKLTAGEERRDRYLKILQTECDREADLINDLLDLQRLTAGTQALNLEPIHLQEWVAQITESFQERTRSRQQVLQIEVAPEVPVIMSDPACLDRILNELLNNACKYTPPGERIKVSARTVNSMSPLTEAPDLSFIPYPSSFIILDVCNSGVEIPASELAHIFEKFYRVPGIDRWKQGGTGLGLTLVQKMTEHLGGKIYVESSANQTCFTVELPVRVVVS
- a CDS encoding ammonium transporter; the encoded protein is MMSKLMLKKASKRRKRKSSLRLDGLNLKLDGLKWNSQWLNPDWYAKKLSPTWQACIPLAFLIALGWGFAATAQSPPTLESLAAESQTLRVGLDTMWVLVAGMLVFFMNAGFGMLETGFCRQKNAVNVLSKNLIVFALSTIAFWSIGFGLMFSDGNAFVGTGGFFLAGPDNSPATGTAYQGVFSSLDWTGVPLLAKFFFQLVFAGTAATIVSGAVAERVKFIDFLIFSLLLVGISYPITGHWVWGGGWLSDFGFWDFAGSTVVHSVGGWAALMGAAFLGPRLGKYNVDGSPNALPAHNMSIATLGCLILWLGWFGFNPGSTMGVGDGSLIAHTAITTNIAAAFGGVAATITAWLVLGKPDLSMIINGVLAGLVAITAPTAFVTVGASAIIGIVAGVLIVFSVGFFDRIKIDDPVGATSVHLVCGIWGTLAVGLFAVGGSDAPGALYAPDAGPTAGLFMGGGFNQLWIQFVGVMAVGGMTVLLSSIFWLALKAILGIRVSEEEEILGLDIGEHGMEAYAGFVKEATGLPAGTTSIESSSGIAGSHY
- a CDS encoding AbrB family transcriptional regulator; the protein is MIDVFRFGVGISTGFPARCWLVLTELLLAMVVGLGLTTAGMGGAAWILGGIVAGALVFSVCYWVYDTPMQPNRSARKIGQTIIGLTIGLALQQGNLDIFSSTWMFFLGLPLFLLICGALIGLIYARIEQTDLLTAMLATTPGNIGVMASMAADYSKNTPLVSLIQLMRFTSVIFVVPMIANTTIAPATHSSVSELISHFLTIQVERLPIAVLVLATAWLAVYGGSKLKIPVAGFFCAIATGLGFTLLPALLPSLSVLDFRLPPLIIVVGQILLGITIGEFWGVNPKLKRSTVLYALAPVGLMFGAGFLAAAVARLLTSWDWLTCLLVTAPGGSPEMIWIALTLDHNTEIVTAGHLIRLLIINLSLPLLISLACYLDQRFARL